Sequence from the Fibrobacter succinogenes genome:
ATTTCGACAAGAGCGTTTTGAAAATTTCAGCGAGTTCATCTTCCGTGTAATCGGGGAATTCAATGTACCGGTTGAATCTCGAAGAAAGTCCCGGATTGGAATTCACGAAATTCTTGATTTCGTTCGTGTAGCCTGCGATGATGACCACCAGTCTGTTGCGATCGTCTTCCATGCGCTTGAGGAGCGTGTCTATCGCTTCTTGACCGTAATCGTTTTCGGCATTTTTCGAAAGTGTGTAAGCTTCATCGATAAAGAGGACGCCATCGAGTGCACTGTCAATAACCTTGTTTGTCTTGATTGCCGTTTGCCCCATGTAGCCTGCGACCAAGTCGGCACGCGAGGTTTCGACCAGGTGCCCTTTGGCAAGAACGCCCATGTCCCTGAATATTTCGGCCATGATTCGTGCAATTGTTGTCTTGCCGGTTCCGGGGTTACCGGAAAATACCAAGTGGTAAGATGTCGGCGGAACGGAGAATCCTTTTTTCTTGCGCTCTTTTTGAATCTTGATAAAATTGCGGAATGTAATGACTTCTTTTTTGACCGAAGAAAGCCCGATGAGCTCGTTGAGTCTTGTTATCACATCGCTACTGACGAAATTATCAGGTTCGATTTTAGACTTGTTTTTTATGACCATGTCGTTCAGCGGATTTTTGTAATTCACTTGACGGGTTGTACATTTCACGTATCCCGCCTTGCGCGCAAACAGGTGGTAATTGCCGATGAAACGTTCCAGGTGCTGTAACCACTGGACTTCTTGCGGGGTGAGTTTGCGGTCGATGTTTGCAAGTGCTGCCGAAAAATCATACATCAGGCGCATGTACTTTTGAGTGGCATCCGGTGATAATTCTGAGAAAATGGAAGCGAACAGGAATATTTCGCCTGTAGCTTCGACTTGGGCATGGTTCTTTTGCAAGTTGTCGAGCAGTGAATCCATGTCGATGATTCTATCGACGAATGCCTGGAAAACAAGGCGATTCCAGTCCGTGTTTTCTGGAGCGTTTGTTCGGAGTTTCAAGAGGAGCGTCACGAAACCGCACGATTCAAATGTGTCGAAACTGACCTCGTGTCCGAGCTTTGCCGAAAGGAATGCCACGTCCGAAAGGAATATGGTCGAAAGTTCATGGAATGTATCGCTCCCACTTCCTAGCGAAAAGTGGTTGCGCAGTTTTTCGGCAACGCCGTTGTAGTGTATAAAGTCGTCGAAAAATTTCGAAATTGCAGAAACTGTCGGCTCAAGTCGTTTCATGCTCCGTACGAGTTTCTGATCGATGGTTCCATCGGGCTTGATGGCGGCGGCATACCCTGACTCGCCAAGGGAATTACTTTCTAGCGGGCTGGTCAAAGCCTCTTTCATTAAATCCGCAATCTGTTGCGTAGTTTCGTTTTCGCGGTTCTTGCTCCAAAAGAGAAAACCCATCAGCAAAACAAACAATGCGAACCCGGCAAAAATCAAATATGTAATGGGGCCATAAACGACAGAAAGTTTGACAACAACAATCGTAGCAAACATCAACACCATCGTAATAATGAGCGTTAATCCCTTGATCAAGTTTTGGTTTTTCTTGCTAGACATAAAAATCCTTCTTTATCATCTCAAATGTATAATAATTTCTAGGAGAGTATTGTTTAAATGTAATGACTGGATGTCAGTTGCTAGTTCATAGAACTTAGAACTGCGGCGGATGCGGACTCAGTAACTCGGAACCCGTAAAGAGGCAAACCTAAGAATTAGTTTTTTTGTATATTCTTTGCCACAGAGGTTTTTATGTCCCGAATGAATGATTTGAATGTTTGCAAAAAATCTGTAGCTTTGGTTGCGCTTGCGTTTTTGGCGGTTTCTGCCCACGCTTTTGATTTGTCGGTCAAGGCAAATGTCGATAACGCACAAGTTTTTATCGGTGACAAGTTCAATTACGAGATCCAGGTGACGGCCCCCGAAAATGCCATCGTGGATTTACCGAGCTTTGTCGGGAACCTTGGCAGCTTTGAAGTCAAGGAAATGAAGAACGAAAAGATTACCGAGGGCATGCCTAAGGGAACGGCGAAGTTTACCTGGATTGCAACGCTCAATACATTTGTAAGCGGTGACTTTTTGATTGCACCGCAAGAAGTGAATGCAGTTGTCGGAACGGATACGGTTAAGACGCACACGGACCCGGTCGCGGTCAAGGTTTCGAACCGCACAAACGGCGAAGAAACGGATATCATCGAAGTGGAAGACCCGATGAGCGATCCGCGCCTTCCGCAGTGGCTCTATGTGATATTCGCTGTGCTTGGCGTAGCTTTGCTCGTGTTCCTTGGATGGTTCTTGCACAAGAAATTTGCAAAACGTGGCGAGGCGCCTCAATTGCCGCCGTACGAAGAAGCGGTACTTGCACTCAAGAATTTGCGCAACAGAAATTACCTTGCCGAAGGCAATCAAGGCGATTTCTTTATGTCGCTTGGCTTTATTACTCGCCGTTACATCGAAAGGCGTTTTGAAGTCGATATTTTGGATGCAACCGTTGCCGAACTCAAGAAGCGTATGTCGCATGTGGCAGGCCTCCCGCAGGCTTACAAGGAATCCGTGGTGACGCTCGCTGTTGAAACGGAACCGGTCAAGTTCGCGAAGATGAAGCTCGAAGGCGAACGCTGCAAGTTCTGGGACGAATGGGCCGACCGCCTGCTCGAAGACACCAAGCCCGTGCCGGAAGAAGAAAAAGCGAAGAAGTAGATTTAAAAGAAGGAGAAAAAACATGGTCACTCTTATTGTTATCGCTGTCATAGTGGTTCTTATCTTGTGCTTCATTTCCATGTACAATGGACTTGTGAAGCTACGCAACAATCGCGAGAATGCATTTGCAAATATCGATGTGCAGCTCAAGCAGCGCTATGATCTTGTGCCGCAGTTGGTCTCGACGGTCAAGGGTTATGCTTCTCACGAAAAGGAAGTGCTTGAAAAGGTGACGGCCGCCCGTACTGCTGCCATGAATGCAACGACTATCGACGAGAAGGTTGCTGCGGACAAGGCGATGAGTAGCGCGCTTTCGGGACTCAAGATATCGCTCGAAGCGTATCCGGAACTCAAGGCTAACCAGAACTTCTTGCAGTTGCAGACAGAACTTGCGGATATCGAAAACAAGCTTGCCGCTGCCCGCCGCTTCTTCAATTCTACGACTCGCGAATTCAACAACGCTTGCGAAACATTCCCGAGCAATATCATTGCCGGCATGTTCAACTTTAAGCGTGCTGCCATGTACGAGGCCACTGAAAATCGCGAAACACTCGAAAAAGCACCAGAGGTGAAGTTTTAATGAGTAGACAGTAGGCAGTAAACAGTAAAATAATGGCGCGACTGGTGTCGCGCGTTTAACTAGCGCCTTCGGCGCATTTTTCTCCGTCTACTTCCTACTTCTAACTTCCTACTGCCTATGCGTTACGTCGGTATCCAGACTCAGATTTGGCGGAATAACCGCAATACGGCGATACTGCTTTGTACGTTCCCGCTGCTTGTGCTGGGAATGGTTTTGGGTTCTATCGCCATGCTCGACTGGATCGGTTTTTTTTGCTGGGAAGGGCGCTGTGATGCCGGGAGGCAGGCTGCGGCGTTGCATTGGCCTGTCATTTGGGAAATTTTTTATTCGGTAGCGCCGTATGTGCTTGCGATAACCGCGATTTGGTTTATCATTGCCTATTTCGCAAACGTTTCTATCATCCGTCATGCCACGCATGCGCGCCCGCTCGAACGCAAGGAAAATTTGCGTGTTTATAACATCGTCGAGAATCTCTGCATTGCAGGCGGCATCGAGATGCCGAAAATCAACATTGTGAATGATTCGAGCTTGAACGCTTTTGCAAGCGGTATTGACATCAATTCTTATACGATTACACTCACGACGGGAATTATAGACAAGCTGGACGATGCGGAACTTTCGGCCGTTGTGGGCCACGAGCTTACGCACATCAAGAATCGCGATACGCGCCTCATGGTGGTGTGCATCGTGTTTGTAGGGATTTTCTCCATGCTTATGCACGGGATATTCCAGATTTTAGGTTCTATGTCGCATACGCCGCGCCGCTCCAGCCGTAAGGGCAATGGTGGCGGTATAATTATCGTTTTGCTCGTCGTTTTGCTTTGGTCAATCGTGGGGTATTTCTTTAGTTCGCTCA
This genomic interval carries:
- a CDS encoding LemA family protein, coding for MVTLIVIAVIVVLILCFISMYNGLVKLRNNRENAFANIDVQLKQRYDLVPQLVSTVKGYASHEKEVLEKVTAARTAAMNATTIDEKVAADKAMSSALSGLKISLEAYPELKANQNFLQLQTELADIENKLAAARRFFNSTTREFNNACETFPSNIIAGMFNFKRAAMYEATENRETLEKAPEVKF
- a CDS encoding BatD family protein; this translates as MSRMNDLNVCKKSVALVALAFLAVSAHAFDLSVKANVDNAQVFIGDKFNYEIQVTAPENAIVDLPSFVGNLGSFEVKEMKNEKITEGMPKGTAKFTWIATLNTFVSGDFLIAPQEVNAVVGTDTVKTHTDPVAVKVSNRTNGEETDIIEVEDPMSDPRLPQWLYVIFAVLGVALLVFLGWFLHKKFAKRGEAPQLPPYEEAVLALKNLRNRNYLAEGNQGDFFMSLGFITRRYIERRFEVDILDATVAELKKRMSHVAGLPQAYKESVVTLAVETEPVKFAKMKLEGERCKFWDEWADRLLEDTKPVPEEEKAKK
- a CDS encoding AAA family ATPase, which produces MSSKKNQNLIKGLTLIITMVLMFATIVVVKLSVVYGPITYLIFAGFALFVLLMGFLFWSKNRENETTQQIADLMKEALTSPLESNSLGESGYAAAIKPDGTIDQKLVRSMKRLEPTVSAISKFFDDFIHYNGVAEKLRNHFSLGSGSDTFHELSTIFLSDVAFLSAKLGHEVSFDTFESCGFVTLLLKLRTNAPENTDWNRLVFQAFVDRIIDMDSLLDNLQKNHAQVEATGEIFLFASIFSELSPDATQKYMRLMYDFSAALANIDRKLTPQEVQWLQHLERFIGNYHLFARKAGYVKCTTRQVNYKNPLNDMVIKNKSKIEPDNFVSSDVITRLNELIGLSSVKKEVITFRNFIKIQKERKKKGFSVPPTSYHLVFSGNPGTGKTTIARIMAEIFRDMGVLAKGHLVETSRADLVAGYMGQTAIKTNKVIDSALDGVLFIDEAYTLSKNAENDYGQEAIDTLLKRMEDDRNRLVVIIAGYTNEIKNFVNSNPGLSSRFNRYIEFPDYTEDELAEIFKTLLSKYDYKMDYDAEVAMKRCIAKAVQNKDSRFGNGRYVRNLFEKVIEKQANRLAALSDLGKADVSKINASDFA
- a CDS encoding M48 family metallopeptidase yields the protein MRYVGIQTQIWRNNRNTAILLCTFPLLVLGMVLGSIAMLDWIGFFCWEGRCDAGRQAAALHWPVIWEIFYSVAPYVLAITAIWFIIAYFANVSIIRHATHARPLERKENLRVYNIVENLCIAGGIEMPKINIVNDSSLNAFASGIDINSYTITLTTGIIDKLDDAELSAVVGHELTHIKNRDTRLMVVCIVFVGIFSMLMHGIFQILGSMSHTPRRSSRKGNGGGIIIVLLVVLLWSIVGYFFSSLTRLAISRKREYVADAGGAELCGDPLALASALRKISDDPGLGNVNRSDIAQLYVIHPDEEADNDMGLKGWVAKANILFCTHPDTPERIKLLEQF